The Candidatus Omnitrophota bacterium DNA window GGGAGGATTGTCGCGTCCGGGAGTGACGGCGCGGTTGGTGGAGAATATCCATTCTTCCGAGCGGAAGTCGTCCTTGGGATCGGGTTCGCCCATGAACTTGGCGCGCAGCTTGCCGCCGTTGTAGAAATGCAGATAGGTGTTGGGCGCCAGATGAACGGGGCGCTCCAATAGTTTCTTGAGTTCTTCTTTCGAAGCCATGGCTTTCCTCCAGCGAAAAATGAGGAGCGGAAGAGGCCGCTCCCGAAAATAATATCGTTTTCCAGTATGTTAACGCGGGGCAGGGGAGGCTGTATAGTGGCGCCCGCCGCTTGGAGAACGTTTTGGCGGGGGGAAGGGTTGGCCGGGGAAGGAGGGGTAGAACCAAAGCCAAGGACGAGATTTTTCGGTTAAAGATTTTCAGAATTGGGATGGTCTGGATTTTCAGGAATTTCAGGATGAGAATTTATGAACATTTTGGGAATATGGGGTTGAATTAAAGGGGAAAAAGAATGACCGATTAGGATTTTTGTTTATTCCATACTTCAAACGCTCGGCGGGCAGTATCTTTAAAATCAGGGACGCACTCATTATCGTCTAGGTCATAAAGATTTTGGGAATTAATCCACTTTATCATTGAGTGACTGCTGCTTTTCCGTTCCGCTTTATCGGGATTTTCGACGTAAGCGATAAATATCACGCCGGGAATTTTTCGCCGATCGTTATCTTCAATGATATAACTGCTAATCGGAATCAATTTATCGTCAAAAGATAACTCGACGCCGAAATCCTTTTTATAATTTCGAGATAAACATTTTTCGAAAGTTTCATTGATTGCAAGTTGTCCACAACCGAATTCCCAGCGATTCGGAAAACGGTTTTTATCGCGCGCGCGTTTTGCAATTAGTATTTTCCCTTCCTTATCGAAACAAACGGCTACGCAGTGCACTTCAACGGAATAGGCTTTTGGAATTTCTAAATGATCAGATTGGGTATCGCTTTTTTTTAGAAGATATTGGATCAATTCATCCATATCATCTTTTCTATCTAAATCATTGTATACTTTAACGAGACAAGATATGGGTTCGAACCTGTATGAATTCTCTCTAATTTTTTTCACAAATTCATTATTGTAATGTTCATCATACAAAAAACTATCCTTTATATTACTCCAATCTTCTTCGTACCAAATAATTGGATAGGGTCTTCCATCCCATATCCCTTTTAATGGCTCGTAAGAAATAATAAATAATTTATTGCGAAGTTTTTTTGATTTTAAAGTAATAATATAAGCCAGATCCGAGCTTATTACTAATCTTCTTTGCGTTGCGCATTTAGCAATTCGAAAACCAATATCAACATCAGGTCCCAAAAAATCAAGAAGAACCGATTTTGTTAAGCCATTAACAGATTCCTGCAAAATAGCTATATTCTTTATAGGACCTTTAAGTTCTTCACTATTTTGAGGTAAAACGTATTTTACATCTGCGCACCATAAAACGCTTTTAATTGATAGATGCGTTT harbors:
- a CDS encoding NUDIX domain-containing protein, which gives rise to MPHDSIPQNKIDALQNIKSSKENILDGFYIFFSFDIANSTRYKTISKQSGPESWPVMMHRFYEYIANGLKKRLQDSINIWKFVGDEVLLYKKINKIEEAIKCIEISYSLMHDVINFLHNEFPDAKTHLSIKSVLWCADVKYVLPQNSEELKGPIKNIAILQESVNGLTKSVLLDFLGPDVDIGFRIAKCATQRRLVISSDLAYIITLKSKKLRNKLFIISYEPLKGIWDGRPYPIIWYEEDWSNIKDSFLYDEHYNNEFVKKIRENSYRFEPISCLVKVYNDLDRKDDMDELIQYLLKKSDTQSDHLEIPKAYSVEVHCVAVCFDKEGKILIAKRARDKNRFPNRWEFGCGQLAINETFEKCLSRNYKKDFGVELSFDDKLIPISSYIIEDNDRRKIPGVIFIAYVENPDKAERKSSSHSMIKWINSQNLYDLDDNECVPDFKDTARRAFEVWNKQKS